From the genome of Mycetocola spongiae, one region includes:
- a CDS encoding MmyB family transcriptional regulator gives MDDTPAEIVTELGETLRQTPLGIALTGDTTKYLGLARSVVYRWFTDPSTRSLFPEADHEDMSRFYVSGLRMATATRGVDSPAGTIAASLEAISAEFRALWKLQLIEGQSDRSKRFFHSQVGLIELDCQVLYDPQQSHSLLVYTAHPGSESAEKLRLLSIVGAPVRPHAGGSSRV, from the coding sequence TTGGACGATACCCCGGCGGAGATCGTCACGGAACTCGGCGAGACGCTTCGACAAACGCCCCTCGGGATCGCCCTCACCGGCGATACAACGAAGTACCTGGGCCTCGCCCGGAGCGTTGTATATCGCTGGTTCACGGATCCGTCAACCCGTTCCCTTTTTCCGGAGGCCGACCACGAGGATATGTCACGGTTTTATGTTTCGGGCCTGCGGATGGCGACCGCAACGCGCGGGGTGGATTCCCCTGCGGGGACTATTGCGGCATCTCTGGAAGCGATTAGCGCGGAGTTCCGGGCGCTCTGGAAGCTTCAACTTATCGAGGGCCAATCCGATCGTTCGAAGCGGTTTTTTCATTCCCAAGTGGGGCTAATTGAACTGGACTGTCAGGTTCTCTACGATCCACAGCAGTCTCATTCGCTGCTTGTATATACGGCTCACCCCGGCTCGGAAAGCGCAGAGAAGCTGCGACTGCTCTCGATCGTTGGAGCACCAGTTCGTCCCCACGCTGGCGGCTCTTCCCGGGTTTAG
- the rpsT gene encoding 30S ribosomal protein S20, protein MANIKSQIKRIGTNKKAQDRNRAVKSELRTVTRHTLAAIAAGDKDQAVVALRTASKKLDKAVSKGVLHKNQAANRKSSLAKQVDALGK, encoded by the coding sequence GTGGCAAATATCAAGTCGCAGATCAAGCGAATTGGCACCAATAAGAAGGCCCAGGACCGCAACCGCGCCGTAAAGAGCGAGCTGCGTACCGTTACCCGTCACACCCTCGCAGCCATCGCTGCCGGTGATAAGGACCAGGCCGTTGTCGCCCTCCGCACCGCATCGAAGAAGCTCGACAAGGCCGTGAGCAAGGGTGTTCTGCACAAGAACCAGGCTGCTAACCGCAAGTCCTCGCTCGCCAAGCAGGTTGACGCCCTCGGCAAGTAG
- a CDS encoding ComEA family DNA-binding protein, whose translation MGEDVPTAVGSDRGIGAGVEINTAVDLDTAVGLDAAFGPGAAAGIEGALLAAEPAEVSPGDERVATAGREAPGHLLGRRAREGWSRSDGRSAEDREFLNQALAGLRPWWQRRSVLIAVAVLLVVALLLGMAAARARGIGAPQPLGTVVEGVDGVDSGEPGPDPRPAGGAESSPGARPGGSELIVHIAGAVASPGLYHLPPGARVADALAAAGGPVAEAHLDALNLARPVADGEQVRVPAPGEAAAPGAGPGPGGVSAAGGPGGEATVSLNLASAQQLDTLPRVGPALSARIIEYREKNGPFASLNDLLKVSGIGPRLFEGLAGKITL comes from the coding sequence GTGGGCGAGGACGTGCCCACCGCTGTCGGGAGTGATCGGGGTATTGGCGCCGGCGTTGAGATCAACACTGCCGTTGATCTTGACACTGCCGTTGGTCTGGATGCCGCCTTTGGCCCTGGTGCAGCTGCCGGTATTGAGGGCGCGCTCCTTGCCGCCGAACCTGCCGAGGTATCACCCGGTGATGAGCGGGTCGCAACCGCGGGCCGCGAGGCCCCCGGGCATCTCCTGGGCCGCCGTGCGCGCGAAGGCTGGTCGCGCTCCGATGGCCGCAGCGCGGAGGATCGCGAGTTCCTGAACCAGGCCCTGGCCGGTTTGCGTCCGTGGTGGCAGCGCCGATCGGTGCTGATCGCGGTCGCTGTGCTCCTGGTGGTTGCCCTGCTCCTGGGTATGGCCGCCGCGAGGGCTCGGGGTATCGGCGCCCCGCAGCCGCTGGGCACGGTTGTGGAGGGGGTCGATGGCGTGGACTCGGGGGAGCCCGGCCCCGATCCGCGCCCCGCGGGCGGCGCAGAGTCCTCTCCCGGGGCCCGGCCGGGCGGCTCCGAACTCATCGTGCATATCGCCGGGGCCGTGGCCAGCCCCGGGCTCTATCACCTGCCCCCGGGCGCGCGGGTGGCCGATGCCCTCGCGGCCGCCGGCGGTCCGGTTGCCGAGGCCCACCTCGACGCGCTAAACCTCGCCCGCCCGGTGGCCGATGGCGAACAGGTGCGTGTGCCCGCGCCCGGGGAGGCGGCCGCGCCGGGCGCTGGCCCCGGCCCCGGCGGTGTTTCCGCGGCGGGAGGGCCGGGAGGTGAGGCCACGGTTTCGCTGAACCTCGCCTCGGCCCAACAGCTTGATACGCTCCCGCGCGTGGGCCCCGCGCTCTCGGCCCGGATCATCGAATATCGCGAGAAAAACGGGCCCTTTGCCTCGCTTAATGATCTCCTGAAGGTCTCCGGGATCGGCCCGCGCCTCTTTGAGGGGCTCGCCGGAAAGATCACGCTATGA
- the hemW gene encoding radical SAM family heme chaperone HemW, protein MMGALPLGDPAPADGALPAHVVEASRDRDLSFYLHVPFCRVRCGYCDFNTYTATELRGAKQVDYADEAIAEVHLSARVLEAAGLPARAVNTVFFGGGTPTLLPAENLARMLHVVRDTHGIRPGAEITTEANPDSVDLAYLEELAAAGFTRVSFGMQSAVPETLRTLDRSHTPERVPLVVDWAKRAGLQVSVDLIYGSPGETLEQWQTSVDAALSYGPDHLSAYSLIVEPGTKMHRQIRSGELAEPDEDLQADMYEYADATLAAAGFQWYEVSNWSLSEATRSRHNLAYWRGDDWWGIGPGAHSHIGGVRWWNVKHPAAYAQRMAAGESPAIGRETLDAETREMERILLESRTLEGIALSGLEPEAREAIPRLIADGLIEGREAIAGRLRLTLRGRLLADAVVRALTV, encoded by the coding sequence CTGATGGGTGCCCTGCCCCTCGGAGATCCGGCGCCCGCGGATGGTGCCCTGCCCGCCCATGTGGTGGAGGCCTCGCGCGATCGCGACCTGAGCTTTTATCTGCACGTCCCGTTTTGCCGGGTGCGCTGCGGATACTGCGATTTTAATACCTATACGGCCACCGAACTGCGCGGCGCAAAACAGGTGGACTATGCCGATGAGGCCATCGCCGAGGTGCACCTTTCAGCGCGCGTGCTGGAGGCCGCGGGGCTGCCCGCACGCGCGGTAAATACCGTGTTTTTTGGGGGCGGAACCCCCACGCTGCTGCCCGCGGAGAATCTGGCGCGGATGCTGCACGTGGTGCGCGATACCCACGGTATTCGCCCGGGCGCGGAGATCACCACCGAGGCCAATCCGGATTCCGTGGACCTCGCCTATCTGGAGGAGCTGGCCGCGGCCGGCTTCACCCGCGTCTCCTTTGGGATGCAATCGGCCGTGCCGGAGACCCTGCGCACGCTGGATCGCAGCCATACCCCGGAGCGCGTTCCGCTCGTGGTGGACTGGGCCAAGCGGGCGGGGTTGCAGGTGAGCGTGGACCTGATCTACGGTTCCCCGGGCGAAACCCTGGAGCAGTGGCAGACCAGCGTGGATGCCGCGCTGAGCTATGGTCCCGATCATCTCTCCGCCTATTCGCTGATCGTGGAACCGGGCACCAAGATGCACCGCCAGATTCGCAGCGGTGAGCTGGCGGAACCCGATGAGGACCTGCAGGCGGATATGTACGAATACGCCGATGCCACGCTCGCCGCCGCGGGCTTCCAATGGTATGAGGTGTCCAATTGGTCCCTCTCGGAGGCCACCCGCTCCCGGCATAACCTCGCCTATTGGCGCGGCGATGATTGGTGGGGCATCGGGCCGGGCGCCCATAGCCATATCGGCGGGGTCCGCTGGTGGAACGTGAAGCATCCCGCGGCCTATGCGCAGCGCATGGCGGCGGGGGAGTCCCCGGCCATCGGCCGGGAAACCCTGGATGCCGAGACCCGCGAGATGGAGCGCATCCTCCTGGAATCGCGCACCCTGGAGGGGATTGCGCTCTCCGGCCTGGAGCCCGAGGCGCGGGAGGCGATTCCGCGCCTGATTGCCGATGGCCTGATCGAGGGCCGCGAGGCCATCGCGGGGCGGCTGCGGCTGACGCTGCGCGGGCGGCTCCTCGCCGATGCCGTGGTGCGTGCCCTGACCGTTTAA
- a CDS encoding DUF1990 family protein: protein MRRSNFEDQPVDYAAVGATQAADLMQYPPQGYSPAEDSIRLGSGRERYDAAVATLLSWGAQRDAGLEILEIRPGDGNEYAGIQFDDEGNAIAPNHRPGEQRFAPDGSPFLDAGTTARLRGRIGRFGVDMKIRVVYLLESPNRTSFAYGTIGNAQLSGEESFTVEIREDDSVWFITRAFWRPVSLRYRTFPPLATRRAQVLATAYLRALSPTWASPAS from the coding sequence ATGCGACGGAGCAATTTCGAGGATCAGCCCGTAGATTATGCCGCGGTGGGCGCCACACAGGCCGCCGATCTGATGCAGTATCCGCCGCAGGGCTATAGCCCCGCCGAGGACAGCATCCGCCTCGGCAGCGGTCGCGAGCGCTATGACGCCGCGGTGGCCACCCTGCTCAGCTGGGGTGCCCAGCGTGATGCCGGCCTGGAGATCCTCGAAATTCGCCCGGGCGACGGCAACGAGTATGCCGGAATCCAGTTTGACGATGAGGGCAATGCAATCGCGCCCAATCATCGCCCGGGGGAGCAGCGCTTCGCTCCCGATGGCAGCCCGTTCCTGGACGCCGGCACCACCGCGCGCCTGCGCGGACGGATCGGCCGCTTTGGGGTGGACATGAAAATCCGGGTGGTATATCTGCTGGAATCGCCCAACCGCACGTCCTTCGCCTATGGCACCATCGGCAATGCCCAGCTCAGCGGCGAGGAATCCTTCACCGTGGAGATCCGCGAGGACGACTCGGTGTGGTTTATCACGCGCGCCTTCTGGCGTCCGGTCTCGCTGCGCTATCGCACGTTCCCGCCGCTGGCCACGCGCCGCGCGCAGGTTCTGGCCACCGCGTATCTGCGTGCGCTCTCGCCCACCTGGGCGAGCCCCGCCTCCTGA
- a CDS encoding SDR family NAD(P)-dependent oxidoreductase has product MARWTTAELPDLTGKRIIITGATSGIGEVTARECARAGATVVLAVRNLSKGEITAKRIGGRLEIAELDVSSLSSVRAFATAQTQNVDILINNAGIMQVPESRTAEGFELQMATNFLGPYLLTRILLPRIRERIVTLSSQLHRMARLDLTDLNWERRPYRDLRAYYDSKLADTLFGIELQRRLEAAKSPVRSVLAHPGIATTNLAAGASSSNINRFSWFLNDAERGALPTLYAATTDIPGGSYVGPNGPGGVWGFPKIGTASRAARDPKTAQTLWEAASALVALP; this is encoded by the coding sequence ATGGCACGGTGGACAACGGCAGAACTTCCGGATCTCACGGGGAAGCGCATCATCATTACCGGAGCGACCAGTGGAATCGGTGAGGTTACCGCTCGTGAATGTGCCCGAGCAGGGGCCACCGTGGTGCTTGCCGTACGCAACCTCTCCAAGGGGGAAATCACGGCGAAACGCATTGGTGGGCGCCTCGAGATCGCGGAGCTTGACGTAAGTAGCCTCTCCTCTGTGCGGGCCTTCGCCACGGCGCAGACACAGAACGTGGACATCCTAATCAATAATGCCGGCATCATGCAGGTCCCGGAATCGCGCACGGCTGAGGGCTTTGAGCTGCAGATGGCCACTAATTTTCTTGGCCCGTATCTCCTGACCCGAATATTGCTCCCTCGAATTAGAGAACGCATCGTCACCCTCTCCTCTCAACTGCATAGAATGGCCAGGCTTGATCTCACCGATCTGAACTGGGAACGTCGCCCCTATCGGGATCTTCGCGCATATTATGATTCAAAGCTCGCGGATACACTGTTTGGCATCGAGTTGCAGCGTCGCCTGGAAGCAGCCAAGAGCCCGGTACGGTCCGTTCTCGCGCATCCCGGTATTGCTACGACGAATCTCGCCGCCGGGGCAAGCTCCAGTAATATAAACCGGTTCTCATGGTTCCTGAACGACGCTGAACGTGGTGCCCTGCCAACGCTCTATGCGGCCACCACCGATATTCCGGGGGGCTCCTATGTTGGACCAAACGGCCCGGGTGGAGTCTGGGGCTTTCCAAAGATCGGCACAGCGTCGCGGGCCGCTCGCGACCCTAAGACCGCACAGACGCTCTGGGAGGCCGCGTCTGCCCTGGTAGCGCTGCCCTGA
- the lepA gene encoding translation elongation factor 4 produces the protein MSPQAVKALEPASTPPEFIRNFCIIAHIDHGKSTLADRMLGITGVVANRDMRAQYLDRMDIERERGITIKSQAVRMPWADDAGQSYALNMIDTPGHVDFSYEVSRSLAACEGAILLVDAAQGIEAQTLANLYLAMENDLTIIPVLNKIDLPAADPEKYALELANLIGGKPEDVLRVSGKTGMGVEDLLDRVVRDIPAPVGNVDAAPRAMIFDSVYDSYRGVVTYVRMVDGTLKPRERLQMMSTGTVHDLLEIGVSSPEPVPSKGLSVGEVGYLITGVKDVRLSKVGDTVTHAQKPATEALPGYTDPKPMVFSGLYPIDGSDYPILREALDKLKLSDAALNYEPETSVALGFGFRCGFLGLLHLEIITERLEREFGLDLIATAPSVIYEVTTDDKKTVTVTNPSEFPTGKIAAVSEPMVRVAILAPKDYVGTIMELCQSRRGTLLGMDYLGEDRVELRYNMPLAEIVFDFFDHLKSRTQGYASLDYEPSGEQEADLVKVDILLQGEAVDAFSAIVHRDNAYAYGVLMTERLSKLIPRQQFEVPIQAAIGARIIARESIRAIRKDVLAKCYGGDISRKRKLLEKQKEGKKRMKMVGRVEVPQEAFIAALSGDTEKKEKK, from the coding sequence GTGAGTCCCCAAGCTGTTAAGGCACTAGAGCCGGCAAGTACCCCGCCGGAGTTCATCCGCAATTTCTGCATCATTGCGCATATCGACCACGGTAAGTCCACCCTGGCCGACCGCATGCTCGGAATCACCGGAGTGGTGGCCAATCGCGATATGCGCGCGCAGTATCTCGACCGCATGGATATCGAGCGCGAGCGTGGCATCACCATTAAGAGCCAGGCCGTGCGTATGCCCTGGGCCGATGACGCCGGGCAGTCCTATGCCCTGAATATGATCGATACCCCCGGCCACGTCGACTTCTCCTATGAGGTCTCGCGTTCGCTGGCCGCCTGTGAGGGTGCCATCCTGCTCGTGGATGCCGCCCAGGGCATCGAGGCCCAGACCCTCGCCAACCTCTACCTGGCCATGGAAAACGATCTCACGATCATCCCCGTGCTGAATAAGATCGACCTGCCCGCGGCCGATCCCGAAAAATATGCGCTGGAGCTCGCGAACCTCATCGGCGGCAAGCCCGAGGACGTGCTGCGCGTCTCGGGTAAAACCGGCATGGGCGTGGAGGACCTCCTCGACCGCGTGGTGCGCGATATTCCCGCCCCCGTGGGCAATGTGGATGCAGCCCCGCGCGCCATGATTTTTGACTCGGTCTACGATTCCTATCGCGGAGTGGTCACCTATGTGCGCATGGTAGACGGCACGCTGAAGCCGCGCGAGCGCCTCCAGATGATGTCCACCGGCACCGTGCACGACCTCCTGGAGATCGGCGTATCCTCGCCCGAGCCCGTGCCCTCCAAGGGCCTGAGCGTGGGTGAGGTGGGCTATCTGATCACCGGCGTGAAGGACGTGCGCCTGTCCAAGGTGGGCGATACCGTGACCCACGCCCAGAAGCCCGCCACCGAGGCGCTGCCCGGCTATACCGACCCCAAACCCATGGTGTTCTCGGGGCTGTATCCGATCGATGGCTCGGATTATCCGATCCTGCGCGAGGCCCTCGATAAGCTTAAGCTCTCCGATGCCGCACTAAATTATGAGCCCGAGACCTCCGTGGCCCTCGGCTTTGGTTTCCGCTGTGGATTCCTCGGCCTGCTGCACCTGGAGATCATCACCGAGCGCCTGGAGCGCGAGTTTGGCCTCGACCTGATCGCCACCGCCCCCAGCGTGATCTACGAGGTCACCACCGACGATAAAAAAACCGTCACCGTGACCAACCCGAGCGAGTTCCCCACTGGGAAGATCGCCGCGGTCTCCGAGCCCATGGTGCGCGTGGCCATCCTCGCGCCCAAGGACTATGTGGGCACCATCATGGAGCTGTGCCAGAGCCGCCGCGGAACCCTGCTGGGCATGGACTATCTGGGTGAGGACCGGGTGGAGCTGCGCTATAACATGCCTCTCGCCGAGATCGTTTTTGACTTCTTTGACCACCTCAAGAGCCGCACGCAGGGTTATGCATCGCTGGACTATGAGCCCTCGGGTGAGCAGGAAGCCGACCTCGTGAAGGTGGATATTCTGCTGCAGGGTGAGGCCGTGGACGCCTTCAGCGCCATCGTGCACCGCGATAACGCCTATGCCTATGGTGTGTTGATGACCGAGCGGCTTTCCAAGCTCATCCCGCGTCAGCAGTTTGAGGTGCCGATCCAGGCCGCAATCGGCGCCCGCATCATCGCCCGCGAATCCATCCGGGCCATCCGCAAGGATGTATTGGCCAAGTGCTATGGTGGCGATATTTCGCGTAAGCGTAAACTCTTGGAAAAGCAGAAGGAGGGAAAGAAGCGCATGAAGATGGTTGGTCGCGTGGAGGTCCCCCAGGAGGCATTCATTGCCGCGCTGTCCGGAGATACCGAAAAGAAGGAAAAGAAGTAG
- a CDS encoding DUF4870 domain-containing protein: protein MSQYEQGQPPYYNAAPAGPVPLTPGQDKTWAALCHFGGIFSPLPALIIWLIFRDRGRFVDQEGKEALNFQLSALIVIIALGIVGTGTLFLGIGLILLLLVPLLELAALIFAIIGGSTALVGTPYRYPLSWRMIK, encoded by the coding sequence ATGAGCCAATACGAGCAGGGACAGCCTCCCTATTACAACGCAGCGCCCGCCGGCCCCGTGCCGCTGACCCCCGGCCAGGATAAAACCTGGGCCGCCCTGTGCCACTTCGGCGGAATCTTCAGCCCACTGCCGGCGCTGATCATCTGGCTGATCTTCCGCGACCGCGGTCGTTTTGTGGATCAGGAGGGCAAGGAGGCGCTGAACTTCCAGCTCAGCGCGTTGATCGTGATCATCGCCCTGGGAATTGTCGGCACCGGCACGCTCTTTCTGGGCATCGGCCTGATCCTGCTCCTGCTGGTCCCGCTGTTGGAGCTTGCCGCGCTGATCTTCGCGATCATCGGCGGGTCCACCGCACTGGTCGGCACCCCGTATCGCTATCCGCTCAGCTGGCGGATGATCAAATAG
- the holA gene encoding DNA polymerase III subunit delta — protein MAGARGTTAAKTSKAAIAQLGWNQIRPAAVVLISGTEGFLADRSIRLLRDLLRAEDPSLEINQVFADSYAPGELVTMASPSLFGEPRFIRVDNVEKCSDSFLAEAIDYLANPAEGATVVLRHAGGVRGKRLLDAIRAASGTAIEVVCTELKKDAEKSEFAAAEFATAGRRVRPEALRALVAAFSGDLAELAAACAQLMADTTGDITEDTVTTYYGGRSEVNAFAVADLAIAGRHGEALLGLRQALASGTDPVPLVAAFAMKLRTMAKVSSPTVPQGSMAKAFGLAPWQVDRAKRDLRGWNDQGLGRCIQLVAETDAAVKGAGGDPLYALENLVHTIASRGRIRS, from the coding sequence GTGGCAGGTGCACGCGGAACCACGGCGGCAAAAACCAGCAAGGCGGCCATTGCGCAGCTCGGCTGGAACCAGATCCGTCCGGCCGCGGTGGTGCTTATCAGCGGCACCGAGGGTTTCCTTGCCGATCGCTCCATCCGGCTGCTGCGCGATCTGCTGCGCGCCGAGGATCCCAGCCTCGAAATCAACCAGGTTTTTGCCGACTCCTATGCGCCCGGCGAATTGGTCACCATGGCCAGCCCCTCGCTCTTTGGCGAGCCCCGCTTCATCCGGGTAGATAACGTCGAAAAATGCTCCGATAGCTTCCTCGCCGAGGCCATCGACTATCTGGCCAACCCCGCCGAGGGTGCCACCGTGGTCCTGCGTCACGCCGGAGGCGTGCGCGGTAAGCGTCTTCTCGACGCCATCCGCGCCGCCTCCGGCACCGCCATCGAGGTGGTCTGCACCGAGCTGAAAAAAGACGCCGAAAAATCCGAGTTCGCCGCCGCCGAGTTCGCCACCGCGGGCCGCCGCGTGCGCCCCGAGGCGCTGCGGGCCCTGGTCGCGGCCTTCTCCGGCGACCTCGCCGAACTCGCCGCGGCCTGCGCCCAGCTCATGGCCGATACCACCGGGGATATCACCGAAGACACCGTCACCACCTATTACGGCGGCCGCTCCGAGGTCAACGCATTTGCCGTCGCCGACCTGGCCATTGCCGGCCGTCACGGCGAGGCCCTCCTCGGGCTGCGTCAGGCCCTGGCCTCGGGCACCGACCCGGTACCGCTCGTGGCGGCCTTCGCCATGAAACTGCGCACCATGGCCAAGGTCAGTTCCCCCACGGTCCCGCAGGGATCGATGGCCAAGGCCTTTGGGCTCGCGCCGTGGCAGGTGGATCGCGCCAAGCGCGACCTGCGCGGCTGGAACGATCAGGGCCTCGGCCGCTGCATCCAGCTCGTCGCCGAAACCGACGCCGCGGTTAAGGGTGCCGGCGGCGACCCGCTCTACGCCCTGGAAAACCTCGTCCACACCATCGCCTCGCGCGGCCGCATCCGCTCCTAG
- a CDS encoding ComEC/Rec2 family competence protein: protein MAAALWAVLWVLLPGPGGAPRLASAFAGAGALGVGVAALRRYRRGGAPPRLGRLLIAALALLLCAAAGHLALIQDQRGADSLARALDSGERSTIRGTFASDPTPVGADAQRPEDSGRPRLRASIHIDAVDREPASGTAVLLWTMPTTATGTGTGSATATEAGALARGDPVEVVAAAHPTGAGERPRALLSAVEAPRRATPHPEACAGMLRAAQCAVTHLIAQLRQGLAHRSALLPGDGGALLPGLSIGDTAAVSPALSEAMNGTGLSHLTAVSGANCAVVVSAVFLLVAALGGGRGARVVCAAAALGGFILLVGPDASVLRAAVMGLLSLLCLIRGRPRQGLPLLAAACCVLLILDPWLARDYGFALSVAATAGLLTLVEPIGRRLESRLAPRLARLLAVPLAAQLACGPILILLRPEISPLTVPANMLAEPAAPLATVLGLLACLSAPLLPAVADILARCAWLPAQWIAGIAHTLAGVPGTRWPWPEGIGGALLLAVATAALLVAILRARPRRRALLCCGLCCLLAGSLTAGPGLIGRLLTPRAWVIAACDVGQGDALLLSSAGRVALIDTGPTPEVLSSCLKRLHITRIDLLILTHFDLDHSGGVPAIAGRTEVALLGPSATRRDHRVREDLRHGGATLIEARGSSALRGTLGNLSWRRLWPPREDAGILPGNASSVAVEFRGDGLTSVFLGDLGAEQLNRIARGTPGIAAPGHADVVKVAHHGSADQGDLLYRQLSATIGLISVGAHNSYGHPTRRALTLLREAHTRAVRTDQSGLLLVGISPGGPTLWTERGPPRS from the coding sequence GTGGCGGCGGCGCTCTGGGCCGTGCTCTGGGTGCTGCTGCCCGGCCCCGGGGGTGCGCCCCGGCTGGCAAGCGCATTTGCCGGGGCCGGGGCGCTCGGGGTGGGGGTGGCCGCGCTGCGCCGATACAGGCGCGGCGGGGCCCCTCCCCGCCTGGGCCGCCTGCTGATTGCCGCCCTGGCCCTCCTGCTCTGTGCCGCGGCGGGGCACCTCGCCCTCATTCAGGACCAGCGCGGCGCGGATTCTCTCGCCCGGGCGCTGGATTCCGGGGAGCGTTCCACGATCCGCGGCACCTTCGCCTCCGACCCCACCCCGGTGGGCGCCGATGCGCAACGGCCGGAGGACTCCGGGCGGCCCCGGCTCCGGGCCAGTATTCACATCGACGCGGTAGATCGCGAGCCCGCATCGGGCACCGCGGTGCTCCTCTGGACGATGCCGACCACGGCTACGGGCACAGGCACGGGTTCGGCCACGGCCACGGAGGCGGGTGCGCTTGCGCGCGGAGACCCGGTGGAGGTGGTGGCCGCGGCGCATCCCACGGGGGCTGGGGAGCGTCCCCGTGCGCTGCTTTCCGCGGTGGAGGCCCCGCGGCGAGCCACGCCACACCCCGAGGCCTGCGCGGGGATGCTGCGCGCCGCGCAGTGCGCGGTCACACACCTGATCGCGCAGCTGCGGCAGGGCCTCGCACACCGGTCCGCCCTGCTGCCCGGCGACGGCGGGGCGCTACTCCCGGGCCTGTCCATCGGTGATACCGCGGCGGTATCACCCGCGCTCAGCGAGGCGATGAACGGCACGGGCCTGAGCCACCTCACCGCGGTGTCCGGGGCCAATTGTGCCGTGGTGGTCTCGGCGGTGTTCCTGCTGGTGGCCGCCCTGGGCGGCGGACGCGGCGCCAGGGTGGTCTGCGCGGCCGCGGCCCTGGGCGGGTTTATTCTCCTGGTGGGCCCCGATGCCAGCGTATTGCGCGCGGCCGTGATGGGGCTGCTCTCGCTGCTCTGCCTGATTCGCGGGCGACCCCGCCAGGGCCTGCCACTCCTGGCCGCCGCATGCTGTGTCCTACTCATCCTCGACCCCTGGCTCGCCCGCGACTACGGCTTTGCCCTCTCGGTAGCCGCCACCGCGGGGCTGCTCACCCTGGTGGAACCGATCGGGCGGCGGCTCGAATCACGGCTGGCCCCGCGCCTTGCCCGGCTGCTCGCGGTACCGCTGGCCGCGCAGCTCGCGTGCGGCCCCATCCTGATCCTGCTGCGCCCCGAGATCAGCCCACTCACCGTACCCGCCAATATGCTCGCCGAGCCCGCGGCCCCCCTCGCCACCGTGCTGGGTCTCCTCGCCTGCCTGAGCGCACCCCTCCTGCCCGCGGTGGCCGATATCCTGGCCCGCTGCGCCTGGCTCCCCGCGCAGTGGATCGCCGGAATCGCCCATACCCTCGCGGGAGTCCCCGGCACCCGCTGGCCCTGGCCCGAGGGCATCGGGGGAGCGCTGCTCCTCGCGGTGGCCACCGCGGCGCTGCTGGTGGCCATTCTGCGTGCCCGCCCGCGCCGCCGCGCACTGCTGTGCTGCGGCCTCTGTTGCCTGTTGGCCGGGAGCCTCACCGCCGGGCCCGGACTGATCGGGCGGCTCCTCACCCCACGCGCCTGGGTCATCGCCGCCTGCGATGTGGGGCAGGGGGACGCGCTGCTGCTGTCCTCTGCGGGGCGCGTTGCCCTGATCGATACCGGGCCCACCCCCGAGGTCCTGAGTAGCTGCCTAAAACGCCTGCACATCACCCGGATCGACCTGCTCATCCTCACCCATTTTGACCTCGACCATTCCGGCGGAGTTCCCGCGATCGCCGGGCGCACCGAGGTTGCGCTGCTCGGGCCCTCCGCCACCCGGCGCGATCACCGCGTGCGCGAGGACCTCCGCCACGGCGGCGCCACCCTTATCGAGGCCCGGGGGAGCAGCGCGCTGCGCGGAACTCTCGGCAACCTCTCCTGGCGGCGCCTCTGGCCTCCCCGGGAAGACGCGGGCATACTCCCCGGAAATGCCTCCTCGGTGGCCGTGGAATTTCGTGGCGACGGGCTCACCTCCGTGTTTCTTGGTGATCTGGGGGCCGAACAGCTCAACCGGATCGCCCGCGGCACCCCCGGGATCGCCGCCCCCGGCCATGCGGACGTGGTGAAGGTGGCCCACCACGGCAGCGCCGATCAGGGTGACCTCCTCTACCGGCAGCTCTCTGCCACGATCGGGCTGATCTCGGTGGGCGCCCATAATAGCTACGGACACCCCACCCGCCGTGCGCTCACGCTTCTGCGCGAGGCGCATACCCGCGCGGTGCGCACCGACCAATCCGGGCTCCTCCTGGTCGGAATCTCCCCCGGGGGCCCCACCCTGTGGACCGAACGCGGGCCGCCCCGGTCCTAA